The following are encoded together in the Bradyrhizobium genosp. L genome:
- the asnB gene encoding asparagine synthase (glutamine-hydrolyzing), producing the protein MCGIAGIVNLRGNPVEPAELSRLSSLIAHRGPFGEGNWFNAKRNLAFAHRRLAIIDPTDGGYQPMVSGDGRHVILYNGEIYNFLELRRELEAKGATFRSQSDTEVILAAWQAWGEEMLLRFNGMWALAIVDTTTDELFLARDRFGIKPMLYALTPERFVFASEQRALAGSGLIDATIDLDVARRLLLDPFGIEGSARSLFRQVRRLQAGHCMWLRQGRVEMRRWWRTVDHLPEIPSGEAERVDRFRGLFQDSVALRMRSDVPIGTCLSGGFDSSAVICAMASHERAGMGPRDSTAWRHAFVATFPGASNDERPAAEEAAAWAEVEPTFLAIGRGDALTDLDRILADNDDVYIGLPSAAWLIYRELRRQNVTVSLDGHGADELMGAYLQEGQSAAFRVRNAAAALTSRLPFAQRGVDLARAQMIRRQGHYFLRGGLAATPAPLPLVAEDDELPRDWGALNRRLYRMFHSSTLPTILRNFDRLSMAHGIEVRMPFMDWRLVTYTMALPETSKLSDGITKAVARKAMANLMPESIRTARRKVGFNSPMPEWLNGPLSSWTAELLARKVPAFADMVDEVQLVRAVGRLTARQGWDWESVGRIWPYLNMKWMLARYA; encoded by the coding sequence ATGTGCGGGATCGCTGGCATCGTCAATCTCCGGGGCAATCCGGTCGAGCCGGCCGAGCTCTCGCGGCTCAGCAGCCTGATCGCGCATCGGGGGCCGTTCGGCGAGGGCAACTGGTTCAACGCGAAGCGCAATCTCGCTTTCGCCCACCGCCGGCTCGCGATCATCGATCCGACCGACGGCGGCTATCAGCCGATGGTCTCTGGCGATGGCCGCCACGTCATCCTCTACAATGGCGAGATCTACAATTTCCTCGAGTTGCGCCGCGAGCTCGAGGCGAAGGGTGCGACTTTCCGGAGCCAATCCGACACCGAGGTGATCCTCGCCGCGTGGCAAGCCTGGGGCGAGGAGATGCTGCTGCGCTTCAACGGCATGTGGGCGCTTGCCATCGTCGACACGACGACCGACGAACTGTTCCTCGCCCGCGATCGCTTCGGCATCAAGCCGATGCTCTATGCGCTGACGCCCGAGCGCTTCGTGTTCGCGTCCGAACAGCGCGCGCTGGCGGGCAGCGGGTTGATCGACGCAACAATCGATCTCGACGTGGCGCGGCGGCTGCTGCTCGATCCGTTCGGCATCGAAGGCAGCGCGCGGAGCCTGTTCCGGCAGGTGCGCCGCCTGCAGGCCGGCCATTGCATGTGGCTGCGCCAGGGACGCGTCGAGATGCGCCGCTGGTGGCGCACCGTGGATCACCTGCCGGAGATTCCGAGCGGCGAGGCCGAGCGGGTGGACCGCTTTCGCGGGCTGTTTCAGGATTCCGTCGCGCTGCGCATGCGCAGCGACGTACCGATCGGGACCTGCCTGTCCGGGGGGTTCGATTCGTCCGCGGTGATCTGCGCGATGGCCTCGCATGAGCGCGCGGGGATGGGCCCGCGTGACTCGACCGCCTGGCGCCATGCCTTTGTCGCGACGTTTCCCGGCGCCAGCAACGACGAGCGGCCGGCGGCCGAGGAAGCGGCGGCCTGGGCCGAGGTCGAGCCGACCTTCCTCGCGATCGGGCGCGGCGATGCGTTGACCGACCTCGATCGCATCCTCGCGGATAATGACGACGTCTATATCGGACTGCCGAGCGCGGCCTGGTTGATCTACCGCGAGCTGCGCCGGCAGAACGTCACGGTGTCACTCGACGGCCATGGCGCCGACGAATTGATGGGCGCCTATCTGCAGGAAGGCCAGTCTGCGGCGTTTCGTGTCCGCAACGCCGCGGCCGCGCTGACCTCGCGCTTGCCGTTCGCGCAGCGCGGCGTCGACCTGGCGCGGGCGCAGATGATCCGCCGCCAGGGGCATTACTTCCTGCGCGGCGGGCTTGCCGCGACGCCGGCGCCGCTGCCGCTGGTCGCCGAGGACGACGAGCTGCCGCGCGACTGGGGTGCGCTGAACCGGCGGCTCTACCGCATGTTCCATTCGAGCACGCTGCCGACGATCCTGCGCAATTTCGACCGGCTCTCGATGGCGCATGGCATCGAGGTCCGCATGCCCTTCATGGATTGGCGTCTGGTGACCTACACGATGGCTCTGCCGGAGACGAGCAAGCTCTCCGACGGCATCACCAAGGCGGTGGCACGAAAGGCGATGGCCAATCTGATGCCGGAAAGCATCCGCACCGCGCGGCGCAAGGTCGGCTTCAACTCGCCGATGCCGGAATGGCTGAACGGGCCGCTCTCGAGCTGGACCGCCGAGCTGCTGGCGCGAAAGGTGCCGGCCTTTGCCGACATGGTCGATGAGGTGCAGCTTGTGCGGGCGGTCGGCCGCCTGACCGCGCGGCAAGGCTGGGATTGGGAGAGCGTCGGCCGGATCTGGCCCTATCTGAACATGAAATGGATGTTGGCAAGGTACGCGTGA
- a CDS encoding lipopolysaccharide biosynthesis protein: MALKKSPSDLLGNSAWNAVAFAVAVLLNLAILPFVIFRLGLAAFGVAGLVTACVAPALMFSNALGLSTARELAQRLAPSERGEARRFFATALAMALLAGGVITLVLGLAGAPLARLGFHLSGAAADDLTLAFALAGAGWLAQCLFAVFLSLFTARQDYRRIASISISGTLVATLSMLALIPLAPRASTFLGCQALGFATNLAMAVYWSRRVIREWLARPALDRGALHALVKLGGWQLAAQSGALFAGQADRYLLGALLQPQFVGFYSVAQRLEEAVYIGVLRVGEILFPFFSTLQKEADDRKVDLLLRSSWILNVLAASALGGLIPVAGALLYRWTGAEVANEAQLVLVVLSISGILGSCANVFAFYLLSQGRSSSNALISLMTGIFTLATSAIALPMFGWQGAGWSTCLGMIAQMVTTVVLLQRTFRLEGLWSRVLHFVLVPLGVGIAVALALRAELGHAAFDHAPSWWYVISLYVVSAAAIFVAAVAASQLGPYRTVCRRDLSAIVTRFLPLRAV; encoded by the coding sequence ATGGCGTTGAAAAAAAGTCCGTCCGATCTGCTCGGTAACTCGGCGTGGAATGCGGTCGCCTTTGCGGTCGCGGTGCTGCTCAACCTCGCGATCCTGCCGTTCGTCATCTTCCGTCTCGGACTCGCCGCGTTCGGTGTCGCGGGGCTGGTGACGGCGTGCGTCGCGCCGGCGCTGATGTTCAGCAATGCGCTCGGGCTGTCGACCGCGCGCGAGCTCGCGCAGCGATTGGCGCCGTCCGAGCGCGGCGAGGCGCGGCGTTTCTTTGCGACCGCGCTTGCCATGGCGCTCCTGGCCGGCGGCGTGATCACGCTCGTGCTGGGCCTTGCCGGAGCGCCGCTGGCGCGGCTGGGCTTTCATCTGAGCGGTGCTGCCGCCGACGACCTCACGTTGGCTTTTGCGCTTGCCGGCGCCGGCTGGCTGGCGCAGTGCCTGTTCGCGGTGTTCCTGTCGCTGTTCACGGCGCGGCAGGACTATCGGCGGATCGCCTCGATCAGCATTTCCGGAACGCTGGTGGCGACGCTGTCGATGCTCGCGCTGATCCCGCTGGCGCCACGCGCCTCGACCTTTCTCGGCTGCCAGGCGCTGGGCTTTGCGACCAATCTGGCGATGGCCGTCTATTGGTCGCGGCGCGTGATCCGTGAGTGGCTGGCGCGGCCCGCGCTCGATCGCGGCGCGCTGCACGCGCTGGTCAAGCTCGGTGGCTGGCAGCTCGCGGCTCAAAGCGGCGCGCTGTTTGCCGGGCAGGCCGACCGCTATCTGCTCGGCGCGCTGCTGCAGCCGCAATTCGTCGGCTTCTACAGCGTCGCGCAGCGGCTGGAAGAGGCAGTCTATATCGGCGTGCTGCGGGTCGGCGAGATCCTGTTCCCGTTCTTCAGCACGCTGCAAAAGGAAGCCGACGACCGCAAGGTCGACCTGCTGCTGCGGTCGTCCTGGATCCTCAACGTGCTCGCGGCAAGCGCGCTCGGCGGGCTGATCCCGGTTGCCGGCGCGCTGCTCTATCGCTGGACCGGCGCAGAGGTCGCGAACGAAGCGCAACTGGTGCTGGTGGTGCTGTCGATCAGCGGGATCCTGGGGTCCTGCGCCAATGTGTTTGCATTCTATCTGCTGTCGCAGGGCCGCTCCAGCTCCAATGCGCTGATCTCGCTGATGACGGGTATTTTCACGCTGGCGACCAGCGCCATCGCGCTGCCCATGTTCGGCTGGCAGGGCGCCGGCTGGAGCACTTGCCTCGGCATGATCGCGCAGATGGTCACGACCGTGGTCCTGCTGCAGCGGACGTTCAGGCTCGAGGGCCTGTGGTCGCGCGTTCTGCATTTCGTCCTGGTGCCGCTCGGCGTCGGCATCGCGGTCGCCCTGGCGTTGCGCGCAGAACTCGGCCACGCGGCATTCGACCACGCGCCGTCATGGTGGTATGTGATCTCGCTCTACGTGGTGTCGGCGGCGGCGATCTTCGTTGCCGCGGTCGCCGCCTCGCAACTTGGGCCCTATCGCACCGTCTGCCGGCGCGATCTCAGCGCCATCGTCACTCGCTTCTTGCCGTTGAGGGCCGTCTAG
- the rffA gene encoding dTDP-4-amino-4,6-dideoxygalactose transaminase — MAEAQRALHLSGDGGFTARCHRWIEQQTGCARALLTHSCSSALDMSALLLDIAPGDEIIMPSFTFVSTANAFVLRGAVPVFVDIREDTLNLDERLIEAAITPRTRAIVPVHYAGVACEMDAIMTLARRHGLAVVEDAAQGVAADYKGRALGAIGDLGSFSFHETKNVIAGEGGALLVNDPALVQRAEIIREKGTDRARFYRGEIDKYTWQDVGSSYLPSEINAAFLWAQLEQAERITRERVALWQRYHAGLEQLEQRDLLRRPIVPAECRHNGHLYYVLLAPGIDRQTVIRKLKDASISSVFHYVPLHSSPAGRRFARAHGEMSLTTELSERLIRLPMWVGLSESQQQRVCDVLGTILAG; from the coding sequence ATGGCCGAGGCGCAGCGCGCCCTGCATCTGTCGGGCGACGGCGGCTTCACGGCGCGCTGCCATCGCTGGATCGAGCAGCAGACCGGCTGCGCCCGGGCGCTTCTAACCCATTCCTGTTCGTCCGCACTCGATATGTCGGCGCTGCTGCTCGACATCGCCCCCGGCGACGAGATCATCATGCCGTCGTTCACCTTCGTCTCGACCGCGAATGCGTTCGTGCTGCGCGGCGCCGTCCCGGTGTTCGTCGATATCCGCGAGGACACGCTCAATCTCGACGAACGCCTGATCGAGGCCGCGATCACGCCGCGGACACGCGCGATCGTGCCGGTGCACTATGCCGGCGTCGCCTGCGAGATGGACGCGATCATGACGCTTGCGCGGCGCCATGGGCTCGCCGTGGTCGAGGACGCCGCGCAAGGCGTCGCGGCCGACTACAAGGGCCGCGCGCTCGGCGCGATCGGCGATCTCGGCAGCTTCAGCTTTCATGAGACCAAGAATGTGATCGCGGGCGAAGGCGGCGCGCTGCTGGTCAACGATCCCGCGCTGGTGCAGCGCGCCGAGATCATCCGCGAGAAGGGCACCGATCGCGCCCGCTTCTACCGTGGCGAGATCGACAAATACACCTGGCAGGATGTCGGCTCGTCGTATCTGCCGAGCGAGATCAACGCCGCATTCCTGTGGGCGCAACTCGAGCAGGCCGAACGCATCACCCGCGAACGCGTCGCGCTGTGGCAACGCTATCATGCCGGGCTCGAGCAACTCGAGCAGCGCGACCTGTTGCGGCGTCCGATCGTGCCGGCGGAGTGCCGGCATAACGGCCATCTCTACTACGTGCTGCTGGCGCCCGGCATCGATCGCCAGACGGTCATCAGGAAGCTGAAAGACGCCAGCATCTCGTCCGTGTTCCACTATGTGCCGCTGCATTCGTCGCCGGCGGGCCGGCGGTTCGCCCGCGCCCATGGCGAAATGTCGCTGACGACGGAGCTCTCGGAGCGGTTGATCAGGCTGCCGATGTGGGTCGGCCTGAGCGAAAGTCAGCAGCAGCGCGTCTGCGACGTGCTGGGCACGATCCTCGCGGGATGA
- a CDS encoding autotransporter domain-containing protein, with the protein MTRHSIAVLLAATALGVVSAHATDGTWTGTSSNDWTDGTNWSSTPTVPDGTATFTNNGAPTNVDSNGAVNVGTVVFTPAPANAPAYTINTNDFFIVNGVGVSNNSTNTQTFNINSGMVFSNASSASAGTNGVTYNVNGGAALSFTGTSTAGTATINSTIGDIEFYNNSTAGSATIATGLVMNFNDASSAGSSLITNTGTLGFNTTATAGTASITNDAIVAFTGSATAGSSTITTDNAATTGFSGSSTGGNARFITNVGGTVDISGLTSGGMTSGSIEGAGDYVLGANTLTTGSNNLSTQVDGTISGTGGGLTKVGTGTLTLTGFNSYTGATTINAGTLALSGFGGISSSSVVTVNATFDVSGATLPFAAITTLAGSSAGVVTLGSTRLIITNGSTEFAGSIQGAGGIDIFAGTQTLSGVNTYGNVSQIEAGATLALKGSGSIANSLYVGLAGPGATFDISQTTSGASVGGLLSSGTDGTVSLGSKTLTITNGNFFGGVIQDGGIGGGTGGNLVIANGAWQQLGGANTYTGTTTIAAGGELDLINNGAVNGSIATSSSVINNGLFDISGVTNGASIKSLSGASTGSVNLGNNTLTITNANGNYAGVIGDSGLVGSLVMSGGTQVLSGTNTYTGTTTVNGGTLVVDGSTATSSLTTVNAGGTLAGSGMVGATAVNGGTLAPGSAGGSAFGPLTVAGNLSFTAASTYMVQVTPTASGLTNVTGSANLGGATVSAAFLPGSYVNKQYTIVNATGGIGGTTFNPTVVSNNSNLQSSLSYDANNAYLNIKLVFTPPPPPSGPSGPSGPSLPSGLNINQQNVANTLVNYFNGTGSIPLSFASLNASGLTVASGELGTGVIQSSINADSQFLGLMLDPTIAGRGTGFATPGGASGYAAEISAASAYAMRPATESERAAYAMATKAPLFAPQPLNRWSVWAASYGGSATTNGNAMVGSQDAKSQVWGMAAGADYKLSPDTLIGFALGGGGTNYSLANNLGSGSADLFQAGVFGRHNFGAGGYLSAALAYSWHDVTTNRTVTLAGFDQLQGRFQAESFSARFEGGYRYATPWVGLTPYVAAQVVTFNLPAYAETAVIGTPLFALNYANQSTTVGRTELGLRTDKSYALQDAVLTLRGRTAWAHDYNNNNSVSAIFQSLPGTSFVVNGATPKPDSALVSAGAEVKWLNGFSVAATFEGEFSSNVTSYAGKGVAKYSW; encoded by the coding sequence GTGACGCGGCATTCGATTGCGGTGCTGCTCGCCGCCACCGCATTGGGCGTCGTCTCCGCGCATGCGACCGACGGCACCTGGACCGGCACCTCCAGCAACGACTGGACCGACGGCACCAACTGGTCATCTACCCCGACCGTTCCGGACGGCACCGCGACCTTCACCAACAACGGCGCTCCGACCAACGTCGACAGCAACGGCGCGGTCAATGTCGGAACCGTGGTGTTCACCCCTGCTCCGGCCAATGCCCCCGCCTACACCATCAACACCAACGATTTCTTCATCGTGAACGGTGTCGGGGTCTCGAACAATTCGACCAACACCCAAACCTTCAACATCAATTCGGGGATGGTCTTCTCGAATGCGAGCAGCGCGAGCGCGGGCACCAACGGGGTAACCTACAACGTCAATGGCGGCGCTGCGCTGAGCTTTACCGGCACCAGCACCGCCGGCACCGCGACCATCAACAGCACGATCGGGGACATCGAGTTCTACAACAACAGCACCGCAGGCTCGGCGACGATCGCAACCGGGCTGGTGATGAATTTCAACGACGCCTCGTCGGCCGGCAGCTCGCTCATCACCAACACCGGCACGCTCGGCTTCAACACGACGGCGACCGCGGGAACGGCCAGCATCACCAACGACGCGATCGTCGCCTTCACCGGTTCGGCCACCGCCGGAAGCTCGACCATCACGACCGACAATGCGGCGACCACCGGTTTCTCCGGCTCGAGCACCGGCGGCAACGCGCGCTTCATCACCAATGTCGGCGGCACGGTCGACATCTCCGGCCTGACCTCGGGCGGCATGACGTCAGGCTCGATCGAGGGCGCCGGCGATTACGTGCTCGGTGCCAACACGCTGACGACCGGCAGCAACAACCTCTCCACCCAGGTCGACGGCACGATCTCCGGCACCGGCGGCGGGCTGACCAAGGTCGGCACCGGCACCCTGACGCTGACCGGCTTCAACAGTTATACCGGCGCCACCACGATCAATGCCGGCACGCTGGCGCTGTCGGGCTTCGGCGGCATATCGAGCTCCAGCGTCGTCACCGTCAATGCGACGTTCGATGTCTCCGGAGCAACGCTTCCCTTCGCCGCGATCACGACCCTCGCCGGCAGTTCCGCCGGCGTCGTGACGCTGGGCAGCACGCGCCTGATCATCACCAACGGCTCCACCGAATTCGCGGGCTCGATCCAGGGAGCCGGCGGAATCGATATCTTCGCGGGAACGCAAACGCTGTCCGGGGTCAACACCTACGGCAACGTGTCGCAGATCGAGGCCGGCGCGACGCTGGCGCTGAAAGGCAGCGGCTCGATCGCGAATTCGCTCTATGTCGGGCTCGCCGGTCCGGGCGCGACCTTCGACATTTCGCAGACCACATCCGGCGCATCGGTCGGCGGCCTGCTCTCGTCCGGGACCGACGGCACGGTATCGCTCGGCTCGAAGACGCTGACCATTACCAACGGCAACTTTTTCGGCGGCGTGATTCAGGACGGTGGTATCGGCGGCGGCACCGGCGGCAACCTGGTCATTGCCAACGGCGCCTGGCAGCAGCTCGGCGGCGCCAACACCTATACCGGCACGACGACGATCGCCGCCGGCGGCGAGCTTGACCTGATCAACAACGGCGCCGTCAACGGCAGCATCGCGACCTCCAGCAGCGTCATCAACAACGGCTTGTTCGATATTTCCGGCGTCACCAACGGCGCCTCGATCAAGTCGCTGTCGGGCGCGAGCACCGGTTCGGTCAATCTCGGCAACAACACGCTGACGATCACCAATGCGAACGGCAACTATGCCGGCGTGATCGGGGACAGCGGCCTTGTCGGCAGCCTCGTGATGTCGGGCGGCACGCAGGTGCTGTCCGGCACCAACACCTACACCGGCACGACCACGGTGAACGGCGGCACGCTGGTGGTCGACGGCTCGACTGCGACCTCGTCGCTGACGACGGTGAATGCCGGCGGCACCCTGGCCGGCTCCGGCATGGTCGGCGCCACCGCCGTGAACGGTGGCACGTTGGCGCCGGGATCGGCCGGCGGCAGCGCCTTCGGCCCGCTCACCGTAGCGGGCAACCTCTCGTTCACCGCAGCCTCGACCTACATGGTCCAGGTGACGCCGACCGCCTCCGGTCTCACCAACGTGACCGGGTCGGCCAATCTCGGCGGCGCAACGGTGAGCGCAGCGTTTCTTCCGGGGAGCTACGTCAACAAGCAATACACCATCGTCAATGCCACCGGCGGAATCGGCGGCACGACATTCAATCCGACCGTTGTTTCCAACAATTCGAACCTGCAATCGTCGCTCAGCTACGACGCCAACAATGCCTATCTCAATATCAAGCTGGTCTTCACCCCGCCGCCACCACCCAGCGGACCGAGCGGACCGAGCGGGCCCAGCTTGCCGAGCGGCTTGAACATCAACCAGCAGAACGTCGCCAACACGCTGGTCAATTACTTCAACGGCACCGGATCGATCCCGCTATCGTTCGCTTCGCTCAATGCGTCGGGCCTGACGGTGGCCTCCGGCGAACTCGGCACCGGCGTGATCCAGTCCTCGATCAACGCCGACAGCCAGTTCCTCGGCCTCATGCTGGATCCCACCATCGCCGGTCGCGGCACGGGCTTTGCCACGCCCGGCGGCGCCTCGGGCTATGCTGCCGAGATCAGTGCTGCGTCCGCCTATGCTATGCGTCCGGCAACCGAGAGCGAGCGGGCAGCCTATGCGATGGCCACCAAGGCGCCGTTATTCGCGCCGCAGCCGCTCAACCGCTGGAGCGTCTGGGCCGCAAGCTATGGCGGCTCGGCGACGACCAACGGCAACGCCATGGTCGGCTCGCAGGACGCCAAATCCCAGGTCTGGGGCATGGCTGCGGGCGCCGACTACAAGCTCTCGCCGGACACGTTGATCGGCTTCGCGCTCGGCGGCGGCGGCACCAATTATTCGCTGGCCAACAACCTCGGCAGCGGCTCGGCCGACCTGTTCCAGGCCGGCGTGTTCGGGCGTCACAATTTCGGCGCCGGCGGCTATCTGTCCGCGGCGCTGGCCTATAGCTGGCACGACGTCACCACCAACCGCACCGTGACCTTGGCCGGCTTCGACCAGTTGCAGGGCCGCTTCCAGGCGGAATCCTTCTCGGCCCGCTTCGAGGGCGGCTACCGCTACGCGACGCCGTGGGTCGGCCTCACGCCTTACGTCGCGGCGCAAGTGGTCACCTTCAACCTGCCCGCCTACGCCGAAACCGCAGTCATCGGCACGCCGCTGTTCGCGCTCAACTATGCGAACCAGAGCACCACCGTCGGCCGCACCGAGCTCGGCCTGCGCACCGACAAGTCCTATGCGCTGCAGGACGCGGTGCTGACCTTGCGCGGGCGCACCGCCTGGGCCCATGACTATAACAACAACAACTCGGTCAGCGCGATCTTCCAGTCGCTGCCGGGCACCAGCTTCGTGGTCAACGGCGCAACCCCGAAACCCGACTCGGCCCTGGTTAGCGCCGGCGCCGAGGTGAAGTGGCTGAACGGCTTCTCGGTTGCCGCGACCTTCGAGGGCGAGTTCTCCAGCAACGTCACCAGCTACGCCGGCAAGGGCGTGGCGAAGTATAGTTGGTAG
- a CDS encoding type II toxin-antitoxin system RelE/ParE family toxin, whose protein sequence is MFEVLKTDLFDSWLSNLTDRRAAAKIASRIERLALGNPGDVKPVGEGVSEMRLAYGPGYRVYYKQTGQRIILILCGGDKSNQDRDIKRAKEIAAQL, encoded by the coding sequence ATGTTTGAGGTTCTGAAGACCGACTTGTTCGACAGTTGGCTTTCGAACCTCACGGACCGGCGCGCTGCCGCCAAGATCGCGTCTCGAATTGAACGTCTCGCGCTCGGCAATCCGGGTGACGTCAAGCCGGTGGGCGAAGGCGTGAGTGAAATGCGTCTGGCCTACGGCCCGGGATACCGCGTTTACTACAAGCAAACAGGACAACGGATCATTCTGATCCTGTGCGGCGGCGACAAATCGAATCAGGACCGCGACATCAAGCGTGCCAAGGAAATCGCGGCACAACTCTAG
- a CDS encoding addiction module antidote protein, whose amino-acid sequence MVKISKFDAADYLKDPVSIAAYLTEAFETDDPVYISMALDTVARAKGIADIAKATGLSRESLYKTFKETARPEFETVRKVMSSLGVKLVVEPIDAQKVA is encoded by the coding sequence ATGGTCAAGATTTCAAAATTCGACGCGGCTGACTACCTGAAGGATCCGGTGTCGATTGCAGCCTACCTCACCGAGGCCTTCGAGACCGACGATCCCGTCTATATCAGCATGGCGCTCGACACGGTTGCGCGTGCCAAGGGGATCGCCGACATAGCGAAAGCCACCGGATTATCGCGCGAGAGCCTCTACAAGACATTCAAGGAGACCGCACGTCCGGAGTTCGAGACGGTTCGCAAGGTGATGAGTTCGCTCGGCGTCAAACTGGTCGTCGAGCCGATCGACGCGCAGAAGGTCGCCTGA
- the gspM gene encoding type II secretion system protein GspM: MSAASNIVTRTLAQSPLIAVVLYLAVLGGLATMSVVSVVGMLDHQRTLARTSDLLEQLRGRKPRNPAALSAEHPGTPFLEGPTVTVAGAALLQRVASAIGNVGGTVQSSQVDVLGTQARDGFVGLVVSCEMEQPALQKLLYDLEVGMPFLFIDQLDVQVPQLTTASEAGTGPIRVVLGVSGQWQGGK; the protein is encoded by the coding sequence ATGAGTGCGGCGAGCAACATCGTGACGCGCACGCTGGCGCAGTCGCCGCTGATCGCGGTGGTGCTGTATCTTGCGGTGCTCGGCGGGCTCGCGACCATGAGCGTGGTCTCAGTCGTCGGCATGCTCGACCATCAGCGCACGCTGGCGCGGACCTCCGACCTGCTCGAGCAGTTGCGCGGGCGCAAGCCGCGCAATCCGGCCGCACTGTCGGCGGAGCATCCGGGCACGCCGTTCCTGGAAGGGCCGACCGTGACGGTCGCAGGCGCCGCGCTGCTGCAGCGGGTCGCGAGCGCGATCGGCAATGTCGGCGGCACCGTGCAGTCTTCGCAGGTCGACGTGCTCGGCACCCAGGCGCGCGACGGCTTCGTCGGCCTCGTCGTCAGCTGCGAGATGGAGCAGCCGGCGCTGCAGAAACTGCTCTATGATCTCGAGGTCGGCATGCCCTTCCTGTTCATTGATCAGCTCGACGTCCAGGTGCCGCAGCTGACCACGGCCAGCGAAGCCGGTACCGGCCCGATCCGCGTCGTGCTCGGTGTCTCCGGCCAGTGGCAGGGCGGGAAGTAG
- a CDS encoding PilN domain-containing protein has protein sequence MVSSLTAIVSAWTTSVANALIAAINRVVSPRVVRLVEGDDGGFAVETAGKQDNVPARIGFADGALSAPNLASLFRGKRVEIVLQPKRFLFRPLELPGRASDFLEGIVRAQIDRLTPWSAADAVFGCTAPVSSSGDAISTMIAAAPRRVATSYAQAVALFHPSAVAVATRVEGQAAPVKVYEQSARGHLDAARLARALQLVLGAAAVIAVISAGVSAYVGSSLGAQEEELARQISARRATIRAGADGGDRSPVAALERRKYETPSSVIVLETLSRLLPDHTYVTELHLAGNKLQISGITSNAPSLIPLIEQSQHFTRATFFAPTTRGPSDPGERFHIEARVEPKNSVTGLVTP, from the coding sequence ATGGTCTCGAGCCTCACGGCGATCGTCAGCGCCTGGACGACAAGCGTCGCCAACGCTCTTATCGCGGCCATCAACCGGGTCGTCTCGCCGCGCGTGGTCCGTCTGGTCGAGGGCGACGACGGCGGCTTTGCGGTCGAGACGGCGGGCAAGCAAGACAACGTCCCCGCGCGGATCGGCTTTGCCGACGGCGCCCTGTCGGCCCCCAATCTCGCGTCGCTGTTCCGCGGCAAGCGGGTCGAGATCGTGCTGCAGCCGAAGCGCTTCCTGTTCCGGCCGCTGGAACTGCCGGGGCGGGCGTCGGATTTCCTCGAAGGCATCGTCCGCGCCCAGATCGATCGGCTGACGCCATGGAGCGCGGCGGACGCCGTGTTCGGCTGCACGGCGCCGGTTTCATCGAGCGGCGATGCCATCTCCACCATGATCGCGGCGGCGCCGCGCAGGGTTGCGACCTCCTATGCGCAGGCGGTGGCTCTCTTCCATCCGTCGGCGGTCGCGGTCGCGACCCGGGTCGAGGGCCAGGCGGCACCCGTCAAAGTGTACGAGCAGAGCGCGCGCGGCCATCTCGATGCGGCGCGGCTGGCCCGCGCGCTGCAACTCGTGCTCGGCGCCGCCGCGGTGATCGCGGTGATCTCGGCCGGCGTCTCCGCCTATGTCGGAAGCAGCCTCGGCGCCCAGGAAGAGGAGTTGGCGCGGCAGATCTCGGCGCGGCGCGCGACGATCCGCGCCGGCGCCGACGGCGGCGACCGTTCGCCGGTCGCAGCCCTCGAGCGACGCAAATACGAGACGCCGTCGAGCGTGATCGTGCTGGAGACGCTGAGTCGGCTGCTGCCCGACCACACCTATGTCACGGAGCTGCATCTGGCCGGCAACAAGCTGCAGATCTCCGGCATCACCAGCAACGCGCCGTCGCTGATCCCGCTGATCGAGCAGTCGCAGCACTTCACCCGCGCCACCTTCTTTGCGCCGACCACGCGTGGGCCGTCCGATCCGGGCGAACGCTTCCATATCGAGGCGCGGGTCGAGCCGAAGAACAGCGTCACCGGCCTGGTGACGCCATGA